In Apus apus isolate bApuApu2 chromosome 5, bApuApu2.pri.cur, whole genome shotgun sequence, the following are encoded in one genomic region:
- the JKAMP gene encoding JNK1/MAPK8-associated membrane protein isoform X1: MFPSAVDIHPACLGLYCGRTVLSVNGSLETYGECGVCPRGQRTDEHKICRECTGSPDRYDWLYLGFMAMLPLVLHWFFIEWYSGKKSSSAVLQHLTALLECSLAALLTLLVSDPAGSLRLRSCRVKKLSDWYTMLYNPSPDYITTVHCTHEAVYPLYTIVFIYYAFCLVLMMLLRPLLVKKIACGLGKSDRFKSIYAALYFFPVLTVLQAVGGGLLYYAFPYIILVLSLVTLAVYMSASEVESFKDLLVRKKRLVVLFSHWLLHAYGIISISKLDKLEQDLPLLALVPAPALFYLLTAKYTEPSRILSEGGNGH, translated from the exons ATGTTCCCCTCCG CCGTGGACATCCACCCCGCCTGCCTGGGGCTGTACTGCGGCAGGACCGTCCTGTCGGTCAACGGCTCCCTGGAGACCTACGGGGAGTGCGGG GTGTGCCCTAGAGGACAGAGAACTGATGAGCACAAAATCTGCCGGGAGTGCACGGGGTCTCCAGACCGCTACGACTGGCTGTACCTGGGCTTCATGGCCATGCTGCCCCTGGTGCTGCACTGGTTCTTCATTGAGTGGtattcaggaaaaaagag CTCCAGCGCGGTGCTGCAGCACCTGACGGCGCTGCTGGAGTGCAGCCTGGCCGCCCTCCTGACGCTGCTGGTCAGCGACCCTGCCGGCTCCCTGCGCCTGCGCTCCTGCCGGGTGAAGAAGCTCTCCGACTGGTACACCATGCTCTACAACCCCAGCCCCGACTACATCACCACCGTGCACTGCACCCACGAGGCAGTCTATCCCCT gTACACCATTGTGTTCATCTATTACGCCTTCTGCCTGGTGTTAATGATGCTACTTCGGCCTCTCCTGGTTAAGAAAATTGCCTGTGGTTTGGGAAAGTCTGATCGGTTCAAAAGCATTTATGCAGCACTCTACTTCTTCCCTGTCCTCACTGTGCTCCAGGCTGTTGGGGGAGGCCTGCTCT ATTATGCCTTCCCTTACATCATACTGGTGCTGTCCTTGGTGACACTGGCTGTGTACATGTCTGCTTCTGAAGTGGAG TCTTTCAAGGATCTTCTCGTCAGGAAGAAAAGGCTTGTTGTCCTCTTCAGCCACTGGTTACTTCATGCCTATGGAATCATCTCCATTTCCAAACTGGATAAGCTTGAGCAGGACCTCCCCTTGCTGGCCCTGGTACCTGCACCTGCCCTCTTCTACTTGCTGACAGCCAAGTACACCGAGCCCTCCCGCATCCTCTCAGAAGGTGGAAATGGACACTAA
- the JKAMP gene encoding JNK1/MAPK8-associated membrane protein isoform X2, with product MAMLPLVLHWFFIEWYSGKKSSSAVLQHLTALLECSLAALLTLLVSDPAGSLRLRSCRVKKLSDWYTMLYNPSPDYITTVHCTHEAVYPLYTIVFIYYAFCLVLMMLLRPLLVKKIACGLGKSDRFKSIYAALYFFPVLTVLQAVGGGLLYYAFPYIILVLSLVTLAVYMSASEVESFKDLLVRKKRLVVLFSHWLLHAYGIISISKLDKLEQDLPLLALVPAPALFYLLTAKYTEPSRILSEGGNGH from the exons ATGGCCATGCTGCCCCTGGTGCTGCACTGGTTCTTCATTGAGTGGtattcaggaaaaaagag CTCCAGCGCGGTGCTGCAGCACCTGACGGCGCTGCTGGAGTGCAGCCTGGCCGCCCTCCTGACGCTGCTGGTCAGCGACCCTGCCGGCTCCCTGCGCCTGCGCTCCTGCCGGGTGAAGAAGCTCTCCGACTGGTACACCATGCTCTACAACCCCAGCCCCGACTACATCACCACCGTGCACTGCACCCACGAGGCAGTCTATCCCCT gTACACCATTGTGTTCATCTATTACGCCTTCTGCCTGGTGTTAATGATGCTACTTCGGCCTCTCCTGGTTAAGAAAATTGCCTGTGGTTTGGGAAAGTCTGATCGGTTCAAAAGCATTTATGCAGCACTCTACTTCTTCCCTGTCCTCACTGTGCTCCAGGCTGTTGGGGGAGGCCTGCTCT ATTATGCCTTCCCTTACATCATACTGGTGCTGTCCTTGGTGACACTGGCTGTGTACATGTCTGCTTCTGAAGTGGAG TCTTTCAAGGATCTTCTCGTCAGGAAGAAAAGGCTTGTTGTCCTCTTCAGCCACTGGTTACTTCATGCCTATGGAATCATCTCCATTTCCAAACTGGATAAGCTTGAGCAGGACCTCCCCTTGCTGGCCCTGGTACCTGCACCTGCCCTCTTCTACTTGCTGACAGCCAAGTACACCGAGCCCTCCCGCATCCTCTCAGAAGGTGGAAATGGACACTAA